A window of the Streptomyces luomodiensis genome harbors these coding sequences:
- the dnaG gene encoding DNA primase, translated as MAGRINDDDVKAVRAAVPIDAVVSEYLQLRNAGGGNLKGLCPFHDEKTPSFQVSPSKGLYYCFGCQEGGDTVDFIMKIDHLSFAETIERLASQAGITLRYEEGGYTPGRQQGERTRLVEAHKVAAQFYIEQLESPEAEIGRTFLAQRGFDQAAAHHFGVGYSPAGWDHLVRFLRGRGFTDKELILSGLAQEGRRGPIDRFRGRLMWPIRDISGEVVGFGARKLRDDDNGPKYLNTPETPLYRKSQVLYGIDLAKKEIAKTSRAVVVEGYTDVMACHLAGVTTAIATCGTSFGGDHIKILRRLLMDNAGAEVVFTFDGDAAGQKAALRAFEDDQRFAAETSIAITPDGMDPCELRLARGDEAVTALVDSRTPLFAFALTSIVSRYNLDTEEGRIAAVDEAVPVVAAIKNPGLRDRYAIRLIGMVGIASQAEEQSIIRRVRGLARSRQHGGPGGPDHGGRGDQRGGGPGGPRYGGRGGPGSHGGTGGGPGGPGGPGGPGGPGGPGAGGAPPVPRGPALNLRSPAHRVERELLKLALQRPELVSPAFDAYGIDEFTAPPYAAVRRAIEDAGGTTAADADYLARVREAAPDDTVRAMVTELAVEPPHTRRDPDEAYAGVQLVAVRLAAVNQRVTEVRGTLQRLGQHADPAHLAAVQNELWVLQQYGQSLRDRGAAAL; from the coding sequence GTGGCAGGCAGGATCAACGATGACGACGTGAAGGCGGTGCGGGCAGCGGTCCCGATCGACGCCGTCGTATCCGAATACCTCCAGCTGCGCAACGCGGGGGGTGGCAATCTCAAGGGCCTGTGCCCCTTCCACGACGAGAAGACCCCGTCCTTCCAGGTCAGCCCCAGCAAGGGGCTCTACTACTGCTTCGGCTGCCAGGAGGGCGGCGACACCGTCGACTTCATCATGAAGATCGACCACCTCTCCTTCGCCGAGACCATCGAGCGGCTGGCCTCCCAGGCCGGGATCACCCTGCGCTACGAGGAGGGCGGCTACACCCCCGGCCGCCAGCAGGGCGAGCGCACCCGCCTGGTCGAAGCCCACAAAGTGGCCGCGCAGTTCTACATCGAGCAGCTGGAGAGCCCCGAGGCGGAGATCGGCCGCACCTTCCTGGCCCAGCGCGGCTTCGACCAGGCCGCGGCGCACCACTTCGGCGTCGGCTACAGCCCGGCCGGCTGGGACCACCTGGTGCGCTTTCTGCGCGGCCGCGGTTTCACCGACAAGGAGCTGATCCTCTCCGGGCTCGCCCAGGAGGGCCGGCGCGGCCCCATCGACCGCTTCCGGGGCCGGCTGATGTGGCCGATCCGGGACATCTCCGGTGAGGTCGTCGGCTTCGGCGCCCGCAAGCTGCGCGACGACGACAACGGCCCCAAGTACCTCAACACCCCCGAGACCCCGCTCTACCGGAAGTCCCAGGTCCTCTACGGCATCGACCTCGCCAAGAAGGAGATCGCCAAGACCAGCCGGGCCGTGGTGGTCGAGGGCTACACGGACGTCATGGCCTGCCATCTCGCCGGGGTCACCACCGCCATCGCCACCTGCGGCACCTCCTTCGGCGGCGACCACATCAAGATCCTCCGCCGGCTGCTGATGGACAACGCGGGGGCGGAGGTCGTCTTCACCTTCGACGGCGACGCGGCCGGGCAGAAGGCGGCGCTGCGCGCCTTCGAGGATGACCAGCGGTTCGCCGCCGAGACCTCCATCGCGATCACGCCCGACGGGATGGACCCGTGCGAACTCCGCCTGGCCCGCGGCGACGAGGCCGTGACGGCCCTGGTCGACAGCCGGACGCCGCTGTTCGCCTTCGCGCTGACCTCGATCGTCTCCCGCTACAACCTGGACACCGAGGAGGGGCGCATCGCCGCGGTCGACGAGGCGGTGCCGGTGGTCGCGGCGATCAAGAACCCGGGGCTGCGGGACCGCTATGCGATCCGGCTGATCGGGATGGTCGGCATCGCCAGCCAGGCGGAGGAGCAGTCGATCATCCGCCGGGTGCGCGGGCTGGCCCGCAGCAGGCAGCACGGCGGTCCGGGCGGCCCGGACCACGGTGGCCGCGGCGACCAGCGGGGCGGCGGTCCGGGCGGGCCCCGGTACGGCGGCCGGGGCGGTCCGGGGAGCCACGGTGGCACGGGGGGCGGGCCCGGCGGCCCTGGCGGTCCTGGCGGACCCGGTGGACCCGGCGGTCCTGGCGCGGGGGGCGCGCCGCCGGTCCCGCGCGGGCCGGCGCTGAATCTGCGCAGTCCCGCCCACCGCGTCGAGCGCGAGCTGCTCAAGCTCGCGCTCCAGCGCCCCGAGCTGGTCTCCCCGGCCTTCGACGCCTACGGCATCGACGAGTTCACCGCCCCGCCGTACGCGGCGGTGCGCCGCGCCATCGAGGACGCGGGCGGCACGACCGCCGCCGACGCCGACTATCTCGCCCGGGTCCGGGAGGCGGCGCCCGACGACACGGTGCGCGCCATGGTCACCGAGCTCGCCGTCGAGCCGCCGCACACCCGCCGCGACCCGGACGAGGCGTACGCGGGCGTGCAGTTGGTGGCCGTGCGGCTGGCCGCGGTCAATCAGCGCGTGACCGAGGTGCGGGGCACCCTCCAGCGCCTGGGGCAGCACGCGGACCCCGCCCATCTGGCCGCCGTGCAGAACGAGTTGTGGGTGCTCCAGCAGTACGGCCAGTCCCTGCGCGACCGGGGCGCGGCCGCCCTGTAG